The Niabella beijingensis genomic interval ACGGAACTGATCGAAACCGGTATTGAACTGAACTCACCGGAGCCGCTTTATTTCTATACAAAGCTGGCTGATCTGAAACTGGACCTGCTGGCCAAGGCCGCCGAGGATGCCCGCAAACGTGCGGAGACCATCGCTAAAAACACCGGAGGATCCCTGGGGAATGTGGTAAAGGCCAATATGGGTATCTTCCAGATCACTGGTCAGAACAGTAACGAGGATTACAGTTATGGCGGCGCTTTTAATACCTCTTCTAAAAACAAAACAGCAAGCATTACCGTAAACCTGGAATGTGTGGTGAAATAAAAGTAAAAAGTGAGACGCAATACATCTCACTTTTTACTTTTGTGCACGACCGTAAGAAGCTATCCTTTTCTCCGTCCGCCGCCGCTTTCCGCGTCATTCATACGGATCCTTCTGCCCCGGTAATTCTTACCGTCCAGTGCTTTTATCATGATTCGGGCGGAAGCTGCATCCACTTCTACCCAGCTGTTCATCTCTTTCATATCGATACGGCCCAGGTTGTCCTTACTCAGACGGCTCATATCCAGGATGAATTGCAGGAAACTCGCCTTATAAAAACCGTCTTTGGTACCCAGGTTCACAAACAGGCGCTGGTACTGTCCGCTGCCGGAATTGTAACGGCCGCCGCGCTCCTGGCCGCGGGCACCCCTGCGATCGTCGCCGCCCCGGTCGTTCCGGAGGTTCAGGTCTGCAGAGTTTTCGTAATACTTTAAGAACCGGTCAAACTCAAGGGCTGCCACGCGTTGCAATACTTCTTCCTTGCTGATGTTCTCAAATTTTTCTTCCAGCACCGGCACATAGGCTTCATATTCTCCGTGACTGATATCTGCTTTCAGCATCTTATCGATAAAATGAAAAAATTGCTTGCGGCATACATCCTTACCGGAGGGGATATCGATCTTATTAAATTTTGTATTGATCAGTTTTTCAATCTGCCTCAACCGGTATACTTCTTTCGGTGTTACGATGGAAATGGAGATACCACTAAGACCTGCGCGACCCGTCCGCCCGCTCCGGTGAGTATATACTTCTGTATCATCCGGAAGTTCGTAGTTGATCACATGGGTGATCCCCTGCACATCAATTCCACGCGCTGCCACATCCGTAGCGATCAGCAGTTCCAGCGATTTTTCGCGGAAACGGGCCATTACCTTATCTCTTTGTGCCTGCGTAAGATCGCCATGCAGTGCCTCAATATCATATCCCTCACGGATCAGTTGTTCGGTGATCTGCTGGGCATCCGCTTTGGTTCGTGTAAATACGATACCATACATACCCGGGTTGAAATCAATAATACGCTTTAATGTTTCGTAACGGTTGATATGCTGTGTCTGGTAATACTGATGTGCAATATTGGTGTTGGCGGAATTCGCTTTCCCCACTGTAATTTCAAAGGGGTTCTCCATATACCGCTTACTCACCTGGCGGATCTCTTTGGGCATCGTGGCGCTGAACAACCAGGTGCTCTGCCGGTTGGGGGTTTCTTTTAAGATGAATTCAATATCATCCTTAAAACCCATATTCAGCATTTCATCCGCTTCATCAAGCACCACATAATGAATATCTTCCAGGTTGATGGCCTTGCGCTCGATTAAATCAATCAGACGACCGGGTGTTGCCACTACAACATGTGTTCCTCTTTTGATTTCGCGGATCTGCTGGCTGATGGCGGTACCACCGTATACAGCGGTAACCCCGATGTTCGCATTCTTTTGACGGAAGGCCTGCAGATCATTGGCTATTTGAAGACACAATTCCCGTGTAGGGCAAATGATCAATGCCTGCGGAGAAGGAAAAGACCGGTCGATCAGTTGTAACAGGGGCAGACCGAATGCCGCAGTTTTACCTGTGCCTGTTTGTGCAAGCCCGATAAAATCTTTTGTTCCCTGCAACAGAACGGGTATTGCCTGTTCCTGGATCGGGGTTGGTGTTTTAAACCCGATCTTTTCTAATGATTGAAGCAGACCCTCTTCAATCCCCAACGATTCAAATGTAACCACTAAAATATTTTTATAAAATGAGGCCGCAAAGGTAGGACATTTGCGGGACAATGCCGGGGCCGGCCTTTAAGTGCACAAAAAAGCCATCCGCCTTGCCGGGGATGGCTATATTTGATTGCCGAATATAAATGACTTATTTCTTGGCTGCAGTATCAACCGGAGGCACATTGTTTGTGTCAAGGTTCACCATAGTGTCGGTGCTTACTGCAGGAGGAGGAGTAACAGATGCCGTATCAACAGGAGCTGTCGCCGTAGAGTCGCCGTTATTATCACCTTCAGCGCCGCTGTTACAGGCCGCAAAACCTAAAGAACTGATTGCCAGAACGATAAACAACTTTTTCATTATCTTAAATTTTTATTTACAATTTTAGGTTAATACAAAAGTTAAAGAAAGGTAACCCGCTCCGGTTCAAAAAAGTTTTTCTTAGTCCCAAAGGGTTACTATTTTTAAAAAAAAGTATTATAAATAGCACAAAGCGTGAAAGAGACGATCTTAGAACAGGAAATATTGCTACTGAAGGGTTTAGCGCGCAATGATAAGAAATCAACCGAGGAAATATATAAACAGCATTACAACCTCATTCAGGCTTTGGTAGTCAATAATAGTGGTACTGCCGACGATGCCCGGGATATTTTTCAGGAAGCGATGGTGGTATTATTTGAAAAGGCCCGCTCCGGCACGTTTGAATTGAACTGCCAGATCAAAACCTATCTGTACTCGGTGGCCAAACGACTGTGGTTAAAGAAGTTACAACAGCAGAACCGGTATACCGAGGAATGGAATGATTCTGGTAATATGGTGAAA includes:
- a CDS encoding DEAD/DEAH box helicase; the protein is MVTFESLGIEEGLLQSLEKIGFKTPTPIQEQAIPVLLQGTKDFIGLAQTGTGKTAAFGLPLLQLIDRSFPSPQALIICPTRELCLQIANDLQAFRQKNANIGVTAVYGGTAISQQIREIKRGTHVVVATPGRLIDLIERKAINLEDIHYVVLDEADEMLNMGFKDDIEFILKETPNRQSTWLFSATMPKEIRQVSKRYMENPFEITVGKANSANTNIAHQYYQTQHINRYETLKRIIDFNPGMYGIVFTRTKADAQQITEQLIREGYDIEALHGDLTQAQRDKVMARFREKSLELLIATDVAARGIDVQGITHVINYELPDDTEVYTHRSGRTGRAGLSGISISIVTPKEVYRLRQIEKLINTKFNKIDIPSGKDVCRKQFFHFIDKMLKADISHGEYEAYVPVLEEKFENISKEEVLQRVAALEFDRFLKYYENSADLNLRNDRGGDDRRGARGQERGGRYNSGSGQYQRLFVNLGTKDGFYKASFLQFILDMSRLSKDNLGRIDMKEMNSWVEVDAASARIMIKALDGKNYRGRRIRMNDAESGGGRRKG
- a CDS encoding RNA polymerase sigma factor, producing the protein MKETILEQEILLLKGLARNDKKSTEEIYKQHYNLIQALVVNNSGTADDARDIFQEAMVVLFEKARSGTFELNCQIKTYLYSVAKRLWLKKLQQQNRYTEEWNDSGNMVKVEEDLEAHEQKDQEYDLMHHSIQHLGEPCKSLLEAFYFQKKSMQDIAEAFGYTNAENAKTQKYKCLMRLKKIFFSQYNKK